The Snodgrassella alvi wkB2 genome window below encodes:
- a CDS encoding chloride channel protein, translated as MFRLNPKLIAILLFCGAIAGVAGMSLIGLLHFIQQLVYGIVRTDGITFRNIVEQTTAIHRLLALSACGVIVGAGWYLLHRFAPKLVDIREAIGNNATPIPLVSTFFHGMLQIFTVGMGSPLGRETAPREISSAIADFIGRRFNISTEERKVLLACSAAAGLSAVFDVPLAGALFALETLLFSFQRNTVIAALICCTTAAWVGRIGLGSQPAYQLPAITLNSPLLIWSLLLGPLIVAFSWLLQYQLAYCKPAVRTSPKLIFISIGAFILIGVLSMQLPEILGNGKAGNELLFNDQISWHYALALLIGKWLALLLATRAGAYGGFITPSMMLGGLIALLAATAWNSMLPPVPIVAAVVTGATVFLAVQQKMPLTAILFVLEITNITPDMIMPICLCLLTALSCQQGLNKKQS; from the coding sequence GCAGGCATGTCACTTATCGGATTATTGCATTTTATTCAGCAGTTAGTGTACGGAATAGTCCGTACAGACGGCATCACATTTCGTAATATTGTCGAACAAACCACAGCCATACATCGTTTACTTGCATTAAGTGCATGTGGCGTAATAGTGGGCGCCGGCTGGTACCTGTTGCACCGTTTTGCTCCCAAACTGGTTGATATCAGGGAGGCAATTGGCAACAATGCCACACCTATACCGTTAGTTTCTACTTTCTTTCATGGTATGTTACAGATATTCACAGTAGGCATGGGTTCACCTCTCGGACGTGAGACAGCGCCACGTGAAATCAGTTCAGCCATTGCAGATTTTATCGGCCGGCGATTTAACATCAGTACAGAAGAGAGAAAAGTCCTGCTTGCCTGTAGTGCAGCCGCCGGTCTGTCCGCGGTTTTTGATGTACCTCTGGCCGGTGCTCTGTTTGCACTGGAAACTTTATTATTCAGTTTCCAGCGCAATACCGTTATTGCGGCTTTAATCTGCTGTACAACCGCAGCATGGGTAGGCCGGATCGGACTGGGTAGCCAGCCAGCCTATCAGCTACCGGCAATTACCCTGAACAGTCCACTGTTAATCTGGTCGTTGTTGCTGGGACCACTGATTGTTGCATTCTCATGGCTGTTACAATACCAGCTCGCCTATTGCAAACCGGCTGTACGTACCAGCCCCAAGCTGATCTTTATCAGTATCGGTGCCTTTATACTTATCGGGGTTTTGTCCATGCAACTGCCGGAGATACTTGGTAACGGAAAAGCCGGTAATGAACTGTTATTTAATGACCAGATAAGCTGGCATTATGCTCTGGCACTATTAATCGGTAAATGGCTGGCGCTTCTACTAGCCACCCGTGCCGGAGCATACGGGGGATTTATTACTCCTTCGATGATGCTTGGCGGTCTGATTGCATTACTGGCAGCCACTGCATGGAACAGCATGCTGCCACCTGTTCCCATAGTCGCCGCAGTTGTGACCGGAGCTACCGTTTTTCTGGCAGTACAGCAAAAAATGCCTCTTACCGCCATATTATTTGTATTGGAAATAACCAATATTACGCCCGACATGATAATGCCAATTTGCCTGTGTCTGCTTACAGCACTATCCTGCCAGCAAGGATTGAACAAAAAACAAAGTTAA